Proteins encoded by one window of Arachis ipaensis cultivar K30076 chromosome B04, Araip1.1, whole genome shotgun sequence:
- the LOC107639050 gene encoding ubiquitin-like-specific protease ESD4 isoform X1: protein MGIMTTTHRKRTQECMNFPHFQSHQIPQSPIPSISHTKRPKLSPSIIPTPTPATRPISTATTATGNRISRYPEPKGPFRREVHAPCRPNKFVFSGSRAARVTAYSHRNDEHIGDDDTDDGMGNFLARSYGIVKQALYDFTGKGKKEVVELDADERGQDEASEDLSVREVENVEIGGEGRSLVADKRWIGNDAVVVEVPEVEFVDARAGDGRKSTSTVVDSELTNSGLKMVENDAAGMGLAALIREHEQNPENVHLYKKLLLAAGRRDDKLGWLSFEIERNEKKIAGFELLRPKKAEPVEEVPREPFLALTEEEEDEVASAFLANRRKILVTHDESNIEISGEKFQCLRPGAWLNDEVINLYLELLKEREKRDPQRFLKCHFFNTFFYKKLISGRSGYDFKSVRRWTSQRKLGYGLIECDKIFVPIHKEIHWCLAIINKKDQKFQYLDSLKGMDNQVLKVLARYYVDEVKDKTGKDLDVSSWEKEFVEDLPEQENGYDCGVFMIKYADFYSRGLGLCFNQEHMPYFRQRTAKEILRLRAE, encoded by the exons ATGGGTATCATGACCACCACTCACCGCAAGCGCACCCAAGAATGCATGAACTTCCCCCATTTTCAATCCCACCAGATTCCCCAATCTCCCATTCCCTCTATTTCTCATACTAAGCGACCTAAATTATCACCTTCAATTATACCCACACCTACTCCCGCCACCCGACCCATTTCCACCGCCACCACCGCCACTGGTAACCGGATCTCCCGGTACCCTGAGCCCAAGGGGCCCTTCCGCAGGGAGGTTCACGCTCCTTGCAGGCCCAATAAATTCGTTTTTTCGGGCTCCAGGGCTGCTAGGGTTACCGCATATTCGCATCGGAACGACGAGCACATCGGTGACGACGACACCGACGACGGCATGGGAAACTTTTTGGCGCGAAGCTACGGGATTGTGAAGCAAGCGCTGTATGATTTCACTGGGAAGGGGAAGAAGGAGGTGGTGGAATTGGACGCTGATGAGCGCGGGCAGGACGAGGCTTCGGAGGATTTGAGCGTTCGGGAGGTTGAGAATGTCGAAATTGGGGGTGAAGGGAGGTCGCTGGTGGCGGACAAGAGGTGGATTGGGAATGATGCAGTTGTGGTTGAGGTGCCGGAGGTGGAATTCGTAGATGCTAGGGCTGGGGACGGGAGGAAGTCAACGTCGACGGTGGTGGATTCGGAGTTGACTAATAGTGGTTTGAAGATGGTGGAAAATGATGCTGCAGGGATGGGTTTGGCTGCTCTGATCCGTGAGCATGAGCAGAACCCTGAAAATGTTCATCTTTATAAGAAGTTGCTTCTGGCAGCTGGCAGAAGAGACGACAAACTCGGGTGGCTGAGCTTTGAAATTGAGCGGAACGAGAAAAAGATAGCTGGATTCGAATTGTTGCGGCCGAAGAAGGCAGAACCAGTTGAG GAAGTACCACGTGAACCATTTCTCGCACTTAcagaggaagaggaagatgagGTTGCAAGTGCCTTTTTAGCCAACCG AAGGAAGATCTTGGTTACACACGATGAATCCAACATTGAGATAAGTGGAGAAAAGTTTCAGTGCCTTAGGCCAGGTGCATGGTTGAACGATGAG GTGATAAATTTGTACCTTGAGTTGCTGAAAGAGAGGGAGAAAAGAGACCCACAGAGGTTTCTTAAATGCCATTTTTTCAATACATTTTTCTACAAAAAG CTAATAAGTGGCAGGAGTGGTTATGATTTCAAATCTGTCAGAAGATGGACCAGCCAAAGGAAATTAGGATATGGTCTAATTGAATGTGATAAA ATTTTTGTGCCTATACATAAAGAGATCCACTGGTGCTTGGCTATTATCAATAAGAAAGATCAGAAATTCCAGTATCTTGACTCATTGAAAGGAATGGACAACCAAGTGCTGAAAGTACTG GCTAGATATTATGTGGACGAGGTGAAGGACAAGACCGGTAAAGACCTAGATGTGAGTTCTTGGGAAAAAGAATTCGTTGAAGACCTTCCTGAGCAAGAGAATGG GTATGATTGTGGGGTGTTTATGATCAAATATGCCGACTTCTATAGTAGAGGCCTGGGGCTGTGTTTTAACCAG GAACATATGCCCTACTTCCGCCAGAGAACAGCTAAGGAGATCTTGAGATTGAGAGCTGAATAA
- the LOC107639050 gene encoding ubiquitin-like-specific protease ESD4 isoform X3, with the protein MGIMTTTHRKRTQECMNFPHFQSHQIPQSPIPSISHTKRPKLSPSIIPTPTPATRPISTATTATGNRISRYPEPKGPFRREVHAPCRPNKFVFSGSRAARVTAYSHRNDEHIGDDDTDDGMGNFLARSYGIVKQALYDFTGKGKKEVVELDADERGQDEASEDLSVREVENVEIGGEGRSLVADKRWIGNDAVVVEVPEVEFVDARAGDGRKSTSTVVDSELTNSGLKMVENDAAGMGLAALIREHEQNPENVHLYKKLLLAAGRRDDKLGWLSFEIERNEKKIAGFELLRPKKAEPVEEVPREPFLALTEEEEDEVASAFLANRRKILVTHDESNIEISGEKFQCLRPGAWLNDEVINLYLELLKEREKRDPQRFLKCHFFNTFFYKKLISGRSGYDFKSVRRWTSQRKLGYGLIECDKIFVPIHKEIHWCLAIINKKDQKFQYLDSLKGMDNQVLKVLARYYVDEVKDKTGKDLDVSSWEKEFVEDLPEQENGFYFE; encoded by the exons ATGGGTATCATGACCACCACTCACCGCAAGCGCACCCAAGAATGCATGAACTTCCCCCATTTTCAATCCCACCAGATTCCCCAATCTCCCATTCCCTCTATTTCTCATACTAAGCGACCTAAATTATCACCTTCAATTATACCCACACCTACTCCCGCCACCCGACCCATTTCCACCGCCACCACCGCCACTGGTAACCGGATCTCCCGGTACCCTGAGCCCAAGGGGCCCTTCCGCAGGGAGGTTCACGCTCCTTGCAGGCCCAATAAATTCGTTTTTTCGGGCTCCAGGGCTGCTAGGGTTACCGCATATTCGCATCGGAACGACGAGCACATCGGTGACGACGACACCGACGACGGCATGGGAAACTTTTTGGCGCGAAGCTACGGGATTGTGAAGCAAGCGCTGTATGATTTCACTGGGAAGGGGAAGAAGGAGGTGGTGGAATTGGACGCTGATGAGCGCGGGCAGGACGAGGCTTCGGAGGATTTGAGCGTTCGGGAGGTTGAGAATGTCGAAATTGGGGGTGAAGGGAGGTCGCTGGTGGCGGACAAGAGGTGGATTGGGAATGATGCAGTTGTGGTTGAGGTGCCGGAGGTGGAATTCGTAGATGCTAGGGCTGGGGACGGGAGGAAGTCAACGTCGACGGTGGTGGATTCGGAGTTGACTAATAGTGGTTTGAAGATGGTGGAAAATGATGCTGCAGGGATGGGTTTGGCTGCTCTGATCCGTGAGCATGAGCAGAACCCTGAAAATGTTCATCTTTATAAGAAGTTGCTTCTGGCAGCTGGCAGAAGAGACGACAAACTCGGGTGGCTGAGCTTTGAAATTGAGCGGAACGAGAAAAAGATAGCTGGATTCGAATTGTTGCGGCCGAAGAAGGCAGAACCAGTTGAG GAAGTACCACGTGAACCATTTCTCGCACTTAcagaggaagaggaagatgagGTTGCAAGTGCCTTTTTAGCCAACCG AAGGAAGATCTTGGTTACACACGATGAATCCAACATTGAGATAAGTGGAGAAAAGTTTCAGTGCCTTAGGCCAGGTGCATGGTTGAACGATGAG GTGATAAATTTGTACCTTGAGTTGCTGAAAGAGAGGGAGAAAAGAGACCCACAGAGGTTTCTTAAATGCCATTTTTTCAATACATTTTTCTACAAAAAG CTAATAAGTGGCAGGAGTGGTTATGATTTCAAATCTGTCAGAAGATGGACCAGCCAAAGGAAATTAGGATATGGTCTAATTGAATGTGATAAA ATTTTTGTGCCTATACATAAAGAGATCCACTGGTGCTTGGCTATTATCAATAAGAAAGATCAGAAATTCCAGTATCTTGACTCATTGAAAGGAATGGACAACCAAGTGCTGAAAGTACTG GCTAGATATTATGTGGACGAGGTGAAGGACAAGACCGGTAAAGACCTAGATGTGAGTTCTTGGGAAAAAGAATTCGTTGAAGACCTTCCTGAGCAAGAGAATGG TTTCTATTTTGAATAG
- the LOC107639051 gene encoding ABC transporter C family member 14 translates to MSSSSSSWLTSSSCSPLSVDSSSPTSQLVAQWLRFIFLSPCPQRLLLSAIDLIFLITLLAFAAQKIYSRFSSNANSGSTITKPLLQDKDSDYKVTLWFKLPLLVTSLLALTYTVLSILAFTQSNLASWRQIEALFRLAQAITNIVIVILMVHEKKFKAPKHPLSLRFYWIANFVAAFLFATSAIIRLVSVEESSLEANLRVDDVFSFINLAVSLFLLVIAIKGSSGIDAIRISDVIESSRTWLSNDRTTSLYGNASLFSKTVWLWMNPLLNKGYTTPLKLQDVPTLPLEFRAERMSELFQEYWPKPEENSKHPVGFTLLRCFWKHIAFTGFLAVVRLAVMYIGPMLIQSFVDFTSKANPSPYEGLVLISILLVAKSIEVLSVHQFNFHSQKLGMLIRSSIITSVYKKGLRLSSTARQAHGTGQIVNHMAVDAQQLSDLMLQLHPIWLMPLQVAAALALIYTYVGLSAVAALLGTAVVFVFTLIRTKKSNSFQFRIMMSRDLRMKAINELLNNMRVIKFQAWEDYFGNKIRQFRQAEHGWIGKFLYYFAVNMAILSTAPLLVTVLTFGTATFLGIPLNAGTVFTITSVIKILQEPVRTFPQALMLISQAMVSLGRLDEFMMSKERDENAVQRDDKCESDIAVEMKDAKFSWDDEEGNEALKVEELEIRRGDHAAVVGTVGSGKSSLLASVLGEMYKISGKVRVCGTVAYVAQTSWIQNATIQENILFGLPMNQKKYKEVIRVCCLDKDLEMMEHGDQTEIGERGINLSGGQKQRVQLARAVYQDCDIYLLDDIFSAVDAQTGSFIFKECVMGALRHKTILLVTHQVDFLHNVDSIMVMRDGRIVQSGKYDELLKAGLDFGALVAAHESAMEITETGDGFSQSPKLARIPSKEKESAGEKQSQEQSKSDKGSSKLIEEEERETGQVNLRVYKHYFTEAFGWWGVALMLAMSLAWIIAFLAGDYWLAFATSEAYTVPSFIFIIVYAAIAAVSCIVVMIRSFLFTYWGLKTSQSFFIGMLDSILHAPMSFFDTTPSGRILSRVSTDLLWVDISIPLLVSFVMVSYFSLISIIIVTCQNAWETVFLLIPLFWLNNWYRKYYIASSRELTRLDSITKAPVIHHFSETISGVMTIRGFRKQGAFCQENLDRVNASLRMDFHNNGANEWLGFRLDFTGVVFLCIATVFMIFLPSAIIRPEYVGLSLSYGLALSSLLSFTISMTCSVENKMVSVERIKQFTNLPSEAPWTIPERTPPQDWPSHGNIELDNLQVRYRSNTPLVLKGVSLTIQGGEKIGVVGRTGSGKSTLIQVLFRLIEPSAGKIIIDGINICNVGLHDLRSRFGIIPQEPVLFQGTVRSNIDPLGLYSDEEIWKSLERCQLKDAVTAKPEKLEASVVDGGDNWSVGQRQLLCLGRIMLKHSRILFMDEATASVDSQTDAVIQKIIREDFADRTIISIAHRIPTVMDCDRVLVIDAGYAKEFDKPSRLLERPTVFGALVKEYSNRASEV, encoded by the exons ATGTCTTCTAGTTCTTCTTCTTGGCTTACTTCATCTTCTTGTTCACCTCTATCAGTGGATTCATCTTCTCCTACTTCACAACTTGTAGCTCAATGGTTGAGGTTCATATTCCTATCACCATGTCCTCAGAGACTTCTTCTTTCTGCCATTGATCTCATCTTCTTGATCACCCTCTTAGCCTTTGCAGCTCAAAAGATCTATTCTAGATTCAGTTCTAATGCCAACTCTGGCTCCACAATAACCAAGCCTCTTTTGCAGGACAAAGATTCAGATTACAAGGTTACCTTGTGGTTCAAACTACCCCTTTTGGTGACATCACTCTTGGCTCTGACTTACACTGTTCTAAGCATCTTGGCCTTCACTCAAAGCAATCTTGCCTCATGGAGACAGATAGAGGCCCTCTTTCGCCTCGCGCAAGCGATAACCAACATAGTGATAGTGATTCTGATGGTACATGAGAAGAAGTTCAAAGCTCCAAAGCACCCTTTGTCACTAAGATTCTATTGGATTGCAAACTTTGTTGCTGCTTTCCTTTTTGCCACTTCGGCCATTATTCGATTAGTAAGTGTTGAGGAATCGAGTTTGGAGGCTAATTTGAGAGTGGATGATGTGTTTTCTTTCATCAATCTTGCagtttctttgttccttttgGTAATAGCAATCAAAGGGTCATCAGGGATTGATGCTATAAGAATTTCTGATGTGATTGAAAGTTCAAGAACATGGCTTTCCAATGACAGGACTACGAGTCTTTATGGCAATGCTTCTTTGTTCTCCAAAACAGTGTGGCTTTGGATGAATCCTTTGCTCAACAAAGGGTACACAACACCACTCAAACTCCAAGATGTTCCAACGCTTCCTCTCGAGTTTCGGGCTGAAAGGATGTCAGAGCTTTTCCAAGAATATTGGCCAAAGCCAGAGGAAAACTCCAAGCACCCTGTTGGATTCACCCTGCTAAGATGCTTCTGGAAACACATAGCATTCACCGGCTTCCTCGCAGTTGTTCGGCTCGCTGTTATGTACATCGGTCCAATGCTTATTCAGAGCTTTGTAGATTTCACATCAAAGGCTAATCCTTCTCCCTATGAAGGACTTGTCCTGATTTCGATCCTGCTTGTGGCAAAATCAATTGAAGTCCTCAGTGTTCATCAATTCAACTTCCACTCTCAGAAACTCGGCATGCTTATTCGTTCCAGCATCATTACTTCAGTTTACAAGAAGGGTCTAAGATTATCTAGCACTGCAAGGCAGGCTCATGGAACTGGCCAGATTGTGAATCATATGGCTGTTGATGCTCAACAGCTATCTGATTTGATGCTTCAGCTTCATCCTATTTGGTTAATGCCATTGCAAGTTGCAGCGGCGTTGGCCTTAATTTACACCTATGTTGGCTTGTCTGCAGTTGCAGCCCTGCTTGGAACTGCTGTGGTATTTGTTTTCACTCTGATTCGGACCAAGAAAAGCAACAGTTTCCAGTTCAGGATCATGATGAGCCGTGACTTGAGGATGAAGGCAATTAATGAGCTTCTCAACAACATGCGTGTCATCAAGTTTCAAGCATGGGAGGATTACTTCGGCAACAAGATTCGCCAATTTCGCCAAGCTGAGCACGGTTGGATTGGCAAGTTCTTGTATTATTTTGCTGTCAACATGGCAATTCTCTCCACTGCTCCTCTCTTGGTCACGGTTCTTACCTTTGGAACCGCCACGTTTCTTGGGATTCCTCTTAATGCTGGAACTGTTTTCACCATAACTTCTGTGATCAAGATTCTGCAGGAGCCGGTTAGGACTTTCCCTCAGGCTCTTATGTTGATTTCTCAGGCTATGGTTTCTCTAGGGAGGTTGGATGAGTTCATGATGAGTAAGGAAAGGGATGAGAATGCAGTGCAAAGAGATGATAAATGCGAAAGCGACATAGCCGTGGAGATGAAAGATGCGAAATTCTCTTGGGATGATGAGGAAGGGAATGAGGCTCTGAAGGTTGAAGAGCTGGAGATTAGGAGAGGGGACCATGCTGCAGTTGTTGGAACTGTTGGCTCAGGAAAATCTTCGTTGTTGGCTTCTGTGTTGGGGGAAATGTACAAAATTTCAGGAAag GTCAGAGTTTGTGGGACAGTTGCATATGTAGCACAAACATCATGGATTCAGAATGCAACCATCCAGGAAAACATATTGTTTGGACTACCAATGAACCAGAAGAAATACAAAGAAGTCATAAGAGTGTGCTGCCTGGACAAGGATCTAGAAATGATGGAGCATGGAGACCAGACTGAGATAGGAGAAAGGGGTATTAACCTCAGCGGCGGCCAGAAGCAACGAGTGCAACTCGCCAGAGCTGTGTACCAAGATTGTGACATCTATCTCCTTGATGATATATTCAGTGCTGTTGATGCCCAAACAGGATCATTCATTTTCAAG GAATGTGTTATGGGAGCTCTTAGACATAAGACCATTTTACTAGTAACTCACCAAGTTGATTTCCTGCATAATGTTGACTCTATAATG GTGATGCGAGACGGGAGAATTGTGCAAAGTGGAAAGTATGATGAACTTCTCAAAGCTGGCCTGGATTTTGGTGCACTTGTGGCTGCTCATGAAAGTGCTATGGAGATTACAGAAACTGGTGATGGGTTTAGCCAGTCTCCAAAGTTGGCTCGCATTCCTTCGAAGGAAAAGGAAAGCGCAGGCGAAAAGCAATCTCAAGAGCAATCTAAGTCTGATAAGGGTTCATCAAAGCTCATTGAAGAGGAGGAGAGGGAAACTGGCCAAGTCAATCTCCGAGTATACAAACATTATTTCACTGAAGCATTTGGATGGTGGGGAGTAGCACTCATGCTGGCAATGTCTTTAGCATGGATCATAGCCTTCTTGGCTGGTGACTACTGGCTAGCATTTGCAACTTCAGAAGCTTATACTGTTCCTTCTTTCATTTTCATTATTGTGTATGCTGCCATAGCAGCAGTTTCATGCATAGTAGTGATGATCAGGTCATTCTTATTTACATATTGGGGTCTAAAGACATCTCAAAGCTTCTTCATTGGTATGCTTGATAGCATTCTGCATGCACCAATGTCATTCTTTGACACCACTCCTTCTGGCAGAATCTTAAGTCGT GTATCTACTGATCTACTTTGGGTTGATATATCAATTCCATTGTTAGTAAGCTTTGTGATGGTGTCATACTTCTCATTAATCAGCATCATCATTGTCACATGCCAAAATGCTTGGGAGACTGTCTTCCTCTTAATTCCATTGTTTTGGCTGAATAATTGGTACCGG AAATATTACATTGCATCTTCTCGGGAACTGACTCGCCTTGATTCTATCACGAAAGCTCCGGTTATCCATCACTTCTCAGAGACCATTTCCGGTGTTATGACGATCCGGGGCTTCAGGAAACAGGGAGCATTCTGTCAAGAAAATCTTGACAGGGTAAATGCAAGTCTCAGAATGGATTTCCACAACAATGGAGCAAACGAATGGCTCGGTTTTCGCTTGGACTTTACAGGAGTGGTTTTCCTTTGCATTGCCACTGTTTTCATGATCTTTCTGCCAAGTGCTATTATTAGGCCAG AATATGTTGGTTTATCTCTATCCTATGGCTTGGCTCTCAGTAGTCTCTTATCATTCACCATAAGCATGACTTGTTCTGTTGAGAATAAAATGGTTTCAGTTGAGAGGATAAAGCAGTTTACCAACCTTCCATCAGAAGCTCCATGGACAATCCCTGAGAGGACTCCTCCTCAGGATTGGCCTAGTCATGGCAACATTGAGTTAGATAACTTGCAG GTTAGGTATAGGTCAAATACTCCTCTAGTTCTCAAGGGAGTATCACTCACTATTCAAGGAGGAGAGAAGATTGGTGTTGTTGGCCGTACAGGGAGTGGGAAATCAACCCTCATCCAGGTGCTATTTAGGCTGATTGAGCCTTCAGCTGGAAAAATAATCATTGATGGAATCAACATTTGCAATGTGGGGCTTCATGATCTGAGGTCTAGATTCGGAATCATTCCCCAAGAGCCAGTTCTCTTTCAAGGAACTGTAAGAAGCAACATTGATCCCCTTGGATTGTATTCAGATGAAGAAATTTGGAAG AGTCTCGAGCGCTGCCAATTGAAAGATGCAGTGACTGCAAAGCCTGAAAAACTTGAGGCTTCAG TGGTTGATGGAGGAGACAATTGGAGTGTGGGGCAAAGGCAGTTACTTTGCTTGGGAAGGATCATGCTCAAACACAGCAGGATACTATTCATGGATGAGGCAACGGCATCTGTTGATTCACAAACTGATGCTGTGATACAGAAGATCATCCGTGAGGACTTCGCGGATCGAACAATTATCAGTATTGCTCACAGAATACCAACAGTCATGGATTGTGACAGGGTTTTGGTCATAGATGCAG GTTATGCAAAGGAATTtgacaaaccatcacgtttgctAGAAAGGCCAACAGTTTTTGGAGCATTGGTAAAGGAATATTCCAATAGAGCTTCAGAAGTATAA
- the LOC107639050 gene encoding ubiquitin-like-specific protease ESD4 isoform X2: MGIMTTTHRKRTQECMNFPHFQSHQIPQSPIPSISHTKRPKLSPSIIPTPTPATRPISTATTATGNRISRYPEPKGPFRREVHAPCRPNKFVFSGSRAARVTAYSHRNDEHIGDDDTDDGMGNFLARSYGIVKQALYDFTGKGKKEVVELDADERGQDEASEDLSVREVENVEIGGEGRSLVADKRWIGNDAVVVEVPEVEFVDARAGDGRKSTSTVVDSELTNSGLKMVENDAAGMGLAALIREHEQNPENVHLYKKLLLAAGRRDDKLGWLSFEIERNEKKIAGFELLRPKKAEPVEEVPREPFLALTEEEEDEVASAFLANRRKILVTHDESNIEISGEKFQCLRPGAWLNDEVINLYLELLKEREKRDPQRFLKCHFFNTFFYKKLISGRSGYDFKSVRRWTSQRKLGYGLIECDKIFVPIHKEIHWCLAIINKKDQKFQYLDSLKGMDNQVLKVLARYYVDEVKDKTGKDLDVSSWEKEFVEDLPEQENGNICPTSAREQLRRS, from the exons ATGGGTATCATGACCACCACTCACCGCAAGCGCACCCAAGAATGCATGAACTTCCCCCATTTTCAATCCCACCAGATTCCCCAATCTCCCATTCCCTCTATTTCTCATACTAAGCGACCTAAATTATCACCTTCAATTATACCCACACCTACTCCCGCCACCCGACCCATTTCCACCGCCACCACCGCCACTGGTAACCGGATCTCCCGGTACCCTGAGCCCAAGGGGCCCTTCCGCAGGGAGGTTCACGCTCCTTGCAGGCCCAATAAATTCGTTTTTTCGGGCTCCAGGGCTGCTAGGGTTACCGCATATTCGCATCGGAACGACGAGCACATCGGTGACGACGACACCGACGACGGCATGGGAAACTTTTTGGCGCGAAGCTACGGGATTGTGAAGCAAGCGCTGTATGATTTCACTGGGAAGGGGAAGAAGGAGGTGGTGGAATTGGACGCTGATGAGCGCGGGCAGGACGAGGCTTCGGAGGATTTGAGCGTTCGGGAGGTTGAGAATGTCGAAATTGGGGGTGAAGGGAGGTCGCTGGTGGCGGACAAGAGGTGGATTGGGAATGATGCAGTTGTGGTTGAGGTGCCGGAGGTGGAATTCGTAGATGCTAGGGCTGGGGACGGGAGGAAGTCAACGTCGACGGTGGTGGATTCGGAGTTGACTAATAGTGGTTTGAAGATGGTGGAAAATGATGCTGCAGGGATGGGTTTGGCTGCTCTGATCCGTGAGCATGAGCAGAACCCTGAAAATGTTCATCTTTATAAGAAGTTGCTTCTGGCAGCTGGCAGAAGAGACGACAAACTCGGGTGGCTGAGCTTTGAAATTGAGCGGAACGAGAAAAAGATAGCTGGATTCGAATTGTTGCGGCCGAAGAAGGCAGAACCAGTTGAG GAAGTACCACGTGAACCATTTCTCGCACTTAcagaggaagaggaagatgagGTTGCAAGTGCCTTTTTAGCCAACCG AAGGAAGATCTTGGTTACACACGATGAATCCAACATTGAGATAAGTGGAGAAAAGTTTCAGTGCCTTAGGCCAGGTGCATGGTTGAACGATGAG GTGATAAATTTGTACCTTGAGTTGCTGAAAGAGAGGGAGAAAAGAGACCCACAGAGGTTTCTTAAATGCCATTTTTTCAATACATTTTTCTACAAAAAG CTAATAAGTGGCAGGAGTGGTTATGATTTCAAATCTGTCAGAAGATGGACCAGCCAAAGGAAATTAGGATATGGTCTAATTGAATGTGATAAA ATTTTTGTGCCTATACATAAAGAGATCCACTGGTGCTTGGCTATTATCAATAAGAAAGATCAGAAATTCCAGTATCTTGACTCATTGAAAGGAATGGACAACCAAGTGCTGAAAGTACTG GCTAGATATTATGTGGACGAGGTGAAGGACAAGACCGGTAAAGACCTAGATGTGAGTTCTTGGGAAAAAGAATTCGTTGAAGACCTTCCTGAGCAAGAGAATGG GAACATATGCCCTACTTCCGCCAGAGAACAGCTAAGGAGATCTTGA